The following are from one region of the Desulfovibrio sp. genome:
- a CDS encoding very short patch repair endonuclease: MDVVSPATRSRMMAGIRSSDTKPELALRRNLHARGFRYRLKTKILGYTPDVVLRKYKVVIFVHGCFWHRHKQCKYTTIPKTNIQKWKTKFAENEGRDLRVETILLASGWRVAIIWECWLKRKMDLDWLYEWIVSPAANYVSWPSPEALQDTK, from the coding sequence ATGGATGTCGTTTCCCCCGCAACTCGTTCTCGCATGATGGCCGGAATCCGTTCATCAGACACCAAGCCGGAGCTTGCTCTGAGAAGGAATCTGCACGCACGGGGTTTTCGTTATAGATTGAAGACCAAAATATTGGGCTATACTCCAGATGTAGTGTTACGTAAATATAAAGTGGTAATCTTTGTCCACGGATGCTTTTGGCACAGGCACAAACAATGCAAGTACACAACAATCCCAAAAACAAATATCCAAAAGTGGAAGACAAAATTTGCTGAAAATGAAGGCAGAGATTTGCGTGTTGAAACTATATTATTGGCATCTGGATGGCGGGTAGCAATAATCTGGGAGTGTTGGCTAAAAAGAAAGATGGATTTGGACTGGCTTTATGAATGGATCGTCAGTCCTGCAGCAAACTATGTTTCATGGCCCAGCCCAGAAGCATTGCAGGATACAAAATAG
- a CDS encoding type II toxin-antitoxin system RelE/ParE family toxin, which produces MSYLVHWTDNATAGLEKAYLFLADKSEEAAIGAIKAIREKVLLLEQFPNAGRPADDMEPEYRELLIPFGGAGYVLVYEVLGNSVYILALKHQKEAGYYEAGS; this is translated from the coding sequence ATGTCATATCTAGTTCATTGGACGGACAATGCCACTGCCGGGTTGGAGAAGGCTTACCTGTTCCTGGCGGACAAAAGCGAAGAGGCTGCCATTGGCGCAATCAAGGCCATTCGGGAAAAAGTGCTACTTCTTGAGCAGTTTCCCAATGCTGGCCGTCCTGCCGATGACATGGAACCGGAATACCGGGAACTGCTCATCCCCTTCGGTGGTGCCGGATACGTACTGGTCTACGAAGTGCTGGGCAACTCGGTTTACATTCTGGCGCTGAAACATCAGAAAGAAGCCGGATATTACGAAGCTGGCAGCTAA
- a CDS encoding CopG family ribbon-helix-helix protein, whose translation MQQNIATTPASVKLPNPLRERIKSLADARNQSAHAIMLQAIENYVEREEKREALRHEAKAAHEHYMQTGLHLTNAEVVEWMDKIIQGEKVPMPKCHI comes from the coding sequence ATGCAACAAAATATAGCAACAACGCCTGCTTCTGTAAAACTCCCCAATCCCCTGCGCGAGCGAATTAAAAGCCTTGCTGACGCCCGGAACCAATCCGCCCACGCCATTATGCTGCAAGCCATAGAGAACTATGTCGAGCGGGAGGAAAAACGGGAAGCTTTGCGCCATGAAGCCAAGGCCGCACATGAGCATTATATGCAAACCGGCCTGCATCTGACAAACGCCGAAGTTGTCGAATGGATGGATAAGATCATTCAGGGCGAAAAGGTGCCCATGCCCAAATGTCATATCTAG
- a CDS encoding CHASE2 domain-containing protein, with the protein MSNRLKQLWNKVYPLGKVIEDTFPLTVLIGLISKVVNRFAPECIKTRWSELGKNKRYLLAATLLGASSLLILSSTPLNLWMQAKVERIQDWVIAMDFGTHSDSGEGSGKLEHLYAFVDMDENTYRSWGEPFLTPRDKLACLIKTIAAAQPSLVIVDVDLARSNQEAPERDGELQKTLAQLPAGPPIILVKSLRKSADPNKPPTVRQSFLDKTVAESDRLYWAFPIFLRDDSHSIRRWKIAVCAAQDNKTALLPSVQLLAYALQSRGPNGNLLEEMTAQLQDAEGFCSSPDGGRRNSLVVGEQVFSLDEDGQENRIFYSMKPGTAPPQIIDGAQARPLLITLPAHSLCSGNVQPFLNDMLHGRIVIIGASFDDSFDIHETTLGPLPGAVIILNSLRSLFTYGVQHSLPWPVRVLFCIGLIVLSACCFLYLNHLWGEILSWLFAIMGLPLVFWAYRQGYFFDFVIFLVTIPILKIMRKISEKENAHHNQNKGQ; encoded by the coding sequence ATGTCGAACAGGTTAAAACAGCTATGGAACAAGGTGTACCCTTTAGGAAAGGTCATCGAGGACACCTTTCCTTTAACAGTACTGATCGGGCTGATTTCAAAAGTCGTGAACAGGTTCGCGCCAGAATGTATAAAGACGCGCTGGTCAGAACTTGGCAAGAATAAACGCTACTTGCTGGCCGCCACCCTGCTTGGAGCAAGCAGCCTGTTGATCTTGAGCAGTACTCCCCTGAATTTATGGATGCAGGCAAAGGTGGAAAGAATTCAAGACTGGGTTATTGCCATGGATTTTGGCACCCATAGCGACAGTGGAGAAGGTTCGGGCAAGCTCGAACACTTATATGCTTTTGTTGATATGGACGAAAACACTTACCGTTCCTGGGGCGAGCCGTTTTTAACCCCAAGAGACAAGCTGGCCTGCCTCATAAAAACCATAGCCGCAGCGCAACCCAGCCTGGTCATTGTGGATGTTGACCTTGCCCGCTCCAATCAGGAGGCCCCAGAGCGTGACGGCGAGCTCCAAAAAACCTTGGCACAGCTGCCCGCAGGGCCACCAATCATTCTTGTCAAATCGCTGCGCAAAAGTGCTGATCCAAACAAGCCCCCAACTGTGCGGCAGAGTTTTCTGGATAAGACTGTGGCTGAGTCCGACAGGTTGTATTGGGCCTTTCCCATATTTTTGCGAGACGACAGCCACAGTATTCGGCGCTGGAAGATCGCGGTGTGCGCTGCCCAAGATAACAAAACGGCGCTTTTACCTTCTGTGCAGCTGTTGGCCTACGCGCTGCAATCGCGTGGCCCAAATGGGAATTTATTGGAGGAAATGACAGCCCAGTTACAAGACGCCGAGGGCTTTTGCTCCAGCCCGGACGGGGGCAGGCGCAATTCTCTGGTCGTAGGTGAGCAGGTCTTTTCCCTTGATGAAGATGGACAGGAAAATCGGATTTTTTATTCCATGAAGCCGGGCACAGCGCCCCCTCAAATTATTGACGGAGCACAGGCAAGGCCCCTCCTTATCACACTGCCCGCTCATTCACTTTGTTCGGGCAACGTGCAACCTTTTTTGAACGACATGCTGCACGGCAGAATTGTAATAATCGGTGCAAGTTTTGACGACAGCTTTGATATTCATGAAACAACACTAGGTCCCTTGCCCGGGGCTGTCATCATCCTCAACTCACTCCGCTCACTTTTCACCTATGGCGTGCAGCATTCTCTACCGTGGCCAGTCAGGGTACTGTTTTGCATAGGGTTAATCGTCTTGTCCGCATGCTGTTTTCTGTATCTCAATCATCTATGGGGAGAAATACTGTCTTGGTTGTTTGCAATAATGGGTTTACCTTTGGTTTTTTGGGCCTATCGACAAGGATACTTTTTCGATTTTGTAATTTTTCTTGTCACAATACCAATTCTCAAGATAATGAGAAAAATTTCAGAAAAGGAAAATGCTCACCATAACCAAAACAAAGGTCAATAG